A DNA window from candidate division WOR-3 bacterium contains the following coding sequences:
- the queD gene encoding 6-carboxytetrahydropterin synthase QueD — protein sequence MPWTIIVSMNFSAAHFLKNYRNKCERVHGHNYKVVVHINGDKLNKNGILYDFKEIKEYLKKIIPDHQHLNELFLFNPTAENLAYHFYYVLKKKYPIKKIEVWEDDTQGAVYEESSD from the coding sequence ATGCCGTGGACAATTATTGTAAGTATGAATTTTAGCGCAGCCCATTTTTTAAAAAATTATCGGAATAAATGTGAACGTGTTCATGGACATAATTATAAGGTTGTTGTACATATTAATGGCGATAAGTTAAACAAAAACGGCATTCTCTATGATTTTAAGGAAATCAAAGAGTACCTTAAAAAAATAATACCAGACCATCAACATCTCAATGAACTTTTTCTGTTTAACCCGACGGCAGAAAATTTAGCTTATCATTTTTACTATGTATTAAAGAAAAAATATCCGATAAAAAAAATTGAAGTTTGGGAAGATGATACTCAAGGCGCAGTCTACGAAGAAAGCTCTGATTGA
- a CDS encoding methyltransferase, whose translation MKTIQTATFNKSLRWGRLLWCLFVTWYFINFSYNFFSSVIPDRDQIPIIFFILLILWMVIEYYFESPYFQSGLVSYSNIIKTFISFFFYLNGSYAIADYTFGHRTQLIKLYPFLNVFGLLLFSYGTFVRLNTLFELLFSKDKLYFNRNCYRYCRHPRLWGTFVQFLAIPMVFGSYPGIILSSTLGLFLIYRQAQLEENFFLKEYKEQYQAYQLQTPFFIPFFRKKAI comes from the coding sequence GTGAAAACAATACAAACTGCAACGTTCAATAAAAGTTTACGATGGGGTCGGCTGTTATGGTGTTTATTCGTAACTTGGTATTTTATTAATTTCAGTTACAACTTCTTCTCTTCTGTGATTCCGGATCGAGATCAAATTCCTATAATTTTCTTTATCTTATTAATTCTATGGATGGTAATTGAATATTATTTTGAATCCCCCTATTTTCAATCTGGGTTAGTGTCATACTCAAACATTATTAAAACATTTATTTCTTTTTTCTTTTATTTAAATGGGTCTTATGCTATAGCTGATTATACATTTGGGCATAGGACTCAACTAATAAAACTATACCCGTTTTTAAATGTTTTCGGCTTACTTCTATTTAGCTATGGAACTTTTGTAAGATTAAATACGCTATTTGAATTACTTTTTTCCAAAGACAAACTTTATTTTAACCGCAATTGTTACCGGTATTGCCGACATCCGCGGCTTTGGGGAACCTTTGTACAATTCTTAGCCATTCCAATGGTCTTTGGTAGTTATCCAGGTATTATTCTAAGTAGTACCTTGGGATTGTTTTTAATATACCGCCAAGCACAACTTGAAGAGAATTTTTTTCTAAAAGAATATAAAGAACAATACCAAGCTTATCAATTGCAAACTCCATTTTTTATCCCCTTTTTTCGCAAAAAAGCAATTTAG
- a CDS encoding ATP-dependent Clp protease ATP-binding subunit, producing the protein MQERFTERVKKILAIARQEAIRLHNDYIGTEHILLGIVKEGEGVAVMVLNELGVNLDDLQRTIENALEYGTKTLILNEIPLNHEARAAINWAVEEARRMNHTYIGTEHILLGILKEEKSLGAQILQSLGLELEIVRQETLRLLSGHVKETTKKSKSKTPALDMYSRDLTQLAREDKLDPIIGREKEIERVIQILVRRKKNNPVLIGEAGVGKTAIVEGLAQRIVDGRIPSALKNKRVLALDMAAIVAGTKYRGQFEERLKAIINEITTQGDCIIFIDELHTIVGAGAAEGSIDASNILKPALARGEIQCIGATTLEEYRRYIEKHSALERRFQPIMVEPPTVEETIRILMGLKEKYELHHKVIYSEKAIRAAAFLADRYITDRFLPDKAIDVIDEAGARVKLIRSTVNPELEEIEKKIEKVRKAKENAIEQQKFERAAELRDEQRRLIELLKKKRIEWEKSGNFPVVTEEDVAYVVATWSSVPVTKLEENEQQRLLNMEKELAEYIVGQEHAISAVAKAIRRSRAGIKDPRRPIGSFIFLGPTGVGKTELARVLAKFLFGNEDALIRLDMSEYMEKFNVSRLVGAPPGYVGYEEGGQLTEKIRRKPYSVVLFDEIEKAHPDVFNILLQILEDGQLTDSLGRKVSFKNAVIIMTSNIATSEIKKAASLGFRSSSELETYEKIKEKLLQEVKKVFRPEFLNRVDEIIVFRSLDRSQMEKIVDIQLRSITERLREQKLILQVEKSAKELLIEQGFDPEFGARPIKRAIRRLLEDPLSEELLRNSYPPGTIIRVVRNNESLKFIPELAITEPIESQESKESV; encoded by the coding sequence ATGCAAGAAAGATTTACAGAACGCGTAAAAAAAATTTTAGCGATTGCCCGCCAAGAAGCCATAAGATTACACAACGACTACATCGGTACAGAGCATATCCTATTAGGAATTGTCAAAGAGGGGGAAGGTGTTGCGGTTATGGTTCTAAACGAATTAGGTGTAAACTTAGATGATTTGCAACGGACGATAGAAAATGCGCTCGAATATGGCACCAAAACTTTGATTTTAAATGAAATTCCATTAAATCATGAGGCTCGAGCCGCTATTAATTGGGCGGTTGAAGAAGCCCGACGGATGAATCATACATATATCGGCACGGAACATATTCTGTTGGGGATTTTAAAAGAAGAAAAAAGTTTAGGCGCTCAAATTCTTCAATCTTTAGGATTAGAATTAGAAATTGTCCGGCAAGAGACTCTTAGATTACTCAGTGGCCACGTAAAAGAAACAACCAAGAAATCAAAATCTAAAACGCCAGCATTGGACATGTATTCTCGTGATCTTACCCAATTAGCCCGAGAAGATAAACTTGATCCAATAATTGGCCGTGAAAAGGAAATTGAACGCGTAATCCAAATATTAGTTCGCCGTAAAAAAAACAATCCGGTACTAATAGGCGAAGCCGGTGTTGGAAAAACCGCTATTGTAGAAGGTCTTGCCCAGCGTATAGTAGATGGTCGGATTCCCAGTGCACTAAAAAATAAACGCGTATTGGCACTCGACATGGCAGCTATAGTTGCTGGCACTAAATATCGTGGCCAGTTTGAAGAACGTCTTAAGGCAATTATTAACGAAATTACTACTCAGGGAGATTGCATCATATTTATTGATGAATTACACACAATTGTTGGGGCTGGTGCTGCCGAAGGTTCAATTGATGCTTCAAACATATTAAAACCAGCATTAGCCCGAGGCGAAATTCAGTGCATTGGTGCCACAACTTTAGAAGAATATCGTCGCTACATCGAAAAACATTCCGCATTAGAAAGGCGATTCCAGCCAATTATGGTAGAGCCCCCAACAGTTGAGGAAACAATCCGAATTCTTATGGGTCTTAAAGAAAAATATGAACTACATCATAAAGTTATTTATTCCGAAAAAGCAATAAGAGCGGCAGCATTTTTAGCTGATCGTTATATTACTGATCGGTTTTTACCCGACAAAGCCATTGATGTTATTGACGAAGCTGGTGCTCGTGTAAAATTGATTCGCTCTACGGTCAATCCGGAACTCGAAGAAATTGAGAAGAAAATTGAGAAAGTGCGTAAGGCAAAAGAAAATGCTATTGAGCAACAAAAGTTTGAACGTGCTGCAGAATTGCGTGATGAACAACGCCGGTTAATTGAGTTACTCAAGAAGAAACGCATAGAATGGGAAAAAAGTGGTAATTTCCCAGTGGTAACTGAGGAAGATGTGGCGTACGTTGTAGCAACTTGGTCATCAGTTCCTGTAACCAAACTAGAAGAAAATGAACAACAACGGCTTCTAAACATGGAAAAAGAACTTGCTGAATATATCGTTGGCCAAGAACACGCAATTTCCGCTGTGGCAAAAGCAATTCGGCGAAGCCGAGCTGGTATTAAAGACCCACGTCGACCCATAGGTTCGTTTATCTTCTTAGGCCCAACCGGCGTCGGCAAAACTGAACTAGCTCGGGTACTTGCAAAATTTTTATTTGGGAATGAAGACGCTTTAATTAGGCTTGATATGAGTGAATATATGGAAAAATTCAACGTGTCTCGACTTGTTGGTGCACCACCGGGTTATGTTGGTTACGAAGAAGGTGGTCAGCTTACCGAAAAAATTCGTCGAAAACCATACTCAGTAGTTTTATTTGACGAAATTGAAAAGGCACATCCTGATGTGTTTAATATTCTTCTTCAAATTTTAGAAGATGGACAACTTACCGACTCCCTAGGTCGTAAAGTAAGTTTTAAAAATGCCGTAATTATTATGACTTCTAATATTGCCACTTCCGAAATAAAGAAAGCAGCAAGTTTAGGTTTTCGGTCATCATCAGAACTTGAAACTTATGAAAAAATAAAGGAAAAACTTCTTCAGGAAGTAAAAAAAGTATTCCGCCCGGAATTTCTTAACAGAGTCGACGAAATCATTGTATTCAGATCGCTAGACCGTTCTCAAATGGAAAAAATTGTTGATATTCAGTTACGAAGCATTACTGAACGTTTGCGTGAACAAAAGCTCATTCTTCAAGTTGAAAAGAGTGCTAAAGAATTGCTTATTGAACAAGGCTTCGATCCG